The Dermacentor albipictus isolate Rhodes 1998 colony unplaced genomic scaffold, USDA_Dalb.pri_finalv2 scaffold_11, whole genome shotgun sequence genome segment CCACAGTTCTATTTACATCCTCTGAGAGCGTTCGACAACGCTGAAACCTTGCGTTGCCATTTGCCGTTCTCGACATGCACAACAGTGCTACATCCTTGTTTGTTACGAGTCCGTTGCCAGTTCCCTCAACCTTACTCCATGGAGAGTGTATAGGCACCATTCAGGCATTCGACGTATACTTCTTCTTCTGCCTTGACGATGCGCACTGCTTACAATTTAGTGCTCTGACACCTTCTACTGGTACGCCTGATCACCCACCTTTGTGTATGCTTGGTTCCGCCGTCGACGACGAACGTGCAGAGGCACACCGTGAGAAACCTCTTGCACTTCTAAAGTAGTGTCGTGGCTAGTTTAATTGCCAGAAGACGTCATTAGGCCGAACGCACACTGTTCTCTATCCGATTGACACCGGGCTCCCAAGCGCCTCAGCGACAGCGTCCTTACCGCGTATCCCGTGCTCAGCGTCGTGGGATCACCGAACAAGTCGACGACATGCGTCAGCGCTGCATCATTCAGCCGTCCTGCAATGCGTGGTTGTCGACTGTTGTCCTTGCGAAGAAAAAAGAGGGCTCGATCCGCTTCTCTGCCGATTACCGCCGATTAAGCAAAGTTacgcgcaaagatgtatatcctctgcCACGCATCGGTGATGCCGTGGGCTGCTTGCAAGGAGCCGAATTCTTTTCATCAGTAGACTTAAGGTTCGGTTATTGGCGGGTCCCTATGGCACCATCCGATCACCCGAAAAGTGCCTTCGTAACTTCCGAAGGGCTATACGAAACCAATGCTTTGCCCTTCGGCCTATGTAATGCCCCAGcaacattcgaaaggatgatggacagtATCTTGCGTGGGTTAAAATTGAAGACGTGCCTGTGCTACCTAGATGACGTCGtcgttttctcccctgatttcgaCGGTCACTTCCGTAGTCTTTACGAAGTATTGAGCTGTTTTACGAGCACATGCATGAGTCGCGCTTACATCAAGAAGTGCCGGTTCGGAGCTCGCCAACTCACCATGTCATGTCGAAGAACGGCGTTCTTCGCGATCCGCAGAAACTTCGTGCTGTTGCTGAATTCCCGAAGCCTGCCACCGTGAAAGCGCTCCTAGCTTCCTTGTTATGTCCTCATAGTTTCGCCGCTTTATGAAGAACTAATAATAGCACCACTGACGAAGCTGCTAACCGGCAATTGCTATCTATCTGATCTATCTGGTTGGTTGCCGGTGTGTGATGAGGGTTTTGCAACATTATGTCGTGTCCGGACTTCACCGCCCATTCTACGTCTCTTCGACCCTACCGCTCCAACGAAGGTACACACGGATACCAGTGAGATCGGACTTGGGGCTGAATTTGCCCAACGAAAGCCGGACCTCTCTCAGTACGTAGTTGCATAGGCGAGTCGTGCCCTCTCTACGGCAGAGTCCAAGTATACTCAGTTACTGAAATGGGACATTTGGCAATTGTTTGGGTGTTGCAGAAATTTCGACCTTACTTGTACAGCCATTCGTTTGATGTTGTCACTGACTTccattcactctgttggctgtCTTCATTAAAGGATCCGTCGGGTCGACTTGGACGCTGGGCGCTACGTTTACAAGAATCCGATGTTCGTGTCATTTACCGCTGAGTACGCAACCACGCCTACGCCGACGCACTTTCCCGTTCGTCCGTGTATCCTGACGTTGTACCTGTCTCCCTTTCCGCAACTTCCTTCGCTAACATCAGTATCACTGACATGTAttcagaacagcgcaaggatccttggaTAACCTCGTTGATCAACGTTCTCTCTACACCTTCTGTGAAACCATCGCCACGGCCGTGTCGCACCTTTCCTCGCCAAGTACCTCCTTATGCGCTCCGGGAGGCCATGTTCTACTGCCGCGGTACAACATAGACTATCTGGATACGGGAAACATATCCAGATAGTCCCAAATGGCTTCTTGTTAAACCTCGCCATATGTGCTCCGATCTGTGCACGCACTTCCACGCAGACGCACAAAATGCGCACGCTGGTGTTTTGAAAACTTATGATATACTTCGCCAGCGATACTGCTGGCGTAGAACGTACACATACGTCCGCAAGTACATTCGTTCCAGCATTGAGTTTCAACGCCACGAAATAACTTCTCAAACGCCTGGCCCATTACAACATTTGCCGCGACCAGCTCGCCCGTTTGATAGAATCGGCATAGACCTGCATCGCATCACTACAAGTTATCATCGGCAGACTAATGGCTTGATGGAGCACTTTAACCGAACACTTGGTGATGTGCTCTCCATGTACATAGCCTCCGATTATTCCAATTGGGAGTTGGTGCTTCCTTTCGTGACATGTGCTTATAAAGCAGCCACGCAAGCCAGCACTAgattttcccttttctttctgcTATACAGACGTGAGCCCCCTTCTACACTGGATACTATACTCCCATAGCGCCCGGATGCACCCGAATACCACCCAGCCTCAGGACTCGCTCAATGTGCCGAAGAGTGCCGCTAACTAGGGTGCTCATTTACATTTGTGACACAAGGTCTTCAAAAAGAACGCCTTCACCTCGATAAACCTACCCCTACCTTTCCTGGTGGTTCGTTCGTGTGGCACCCTATCCTCCAAGACTCCTGATATCTCTCGCAAGCTTGCTGTGAAATATCACGGTCCCTACCGCATCGTTCAATGCACGTCGCCGGTGAACTACATCGTCTAGCCTGTGACACTTCGCACAAACAGACGCTGTGGTGGTCCTGACAGAGTCCACGTGAGCCGCTTAAAGCCCTACTACGGCCCTCTTGTGCCCTCATCGtcttgagtcgccaggatggctcctcttcacagaaggggaagagaaaattCCAAGCGAGGATCGCATCATGTGAACAGGCCGTTAGCACAAGAAACTCGATGGGATAGACAACGTCTTGAATGACGACGCCGGCTCTGCAGGCGGCTGACGGCTAAATAAGCTTTGCGCTGGAGGTACGGAGGGACAATCCCTTTGACGTCGCGGTAACCTTCCTAAGCAAGCGGCAAAGTTTTGTATCTATCACTGCATGAAACGGCAGCACCAGTATCCACAAGCGCAAGTGTACGAAAGTCATCCACGACACCTTCGATGAGGTTTGATGGAGAAATTCGACTACTTCAGTTTTTCAATGacgacgcagttcgtgcctcgggtaCTGCAACATCTAGTTTTCCGTGCCAGAAGGGCAGGGTCGATGGCGCATAAGTGACAGAGAGCGATGTCGCGGTGATGGGGATCAGCGGGTAGCTGAGGGCAGGCGTTCGGGGAAGAGGATTGTTGTAGCGGCGCTGTGAAGGTAAAGGGTCTCGGATCGTACGCGAAAGGGCGGACAGTATCAGTTTGAAAAAGAGGGCGACGGTGACAGAAGCGCGCCTCATgtccagcataacaagtgggccTTCAAGCATTGCGGCTCATTTCCTAACTCAACTTTTAAAAATGAAAGAGTGGCAAAAATTGGGAGTCGAAAGACTGCGtgctcaagagacattcattaaattatctgacattctcattcgaatacGTTTTTTCATCTTATTACTTATTTTCTCCCATcgaaggtcgcgggttcgagtacCTTAATCGACGCTACCTTAGTTAACAGCCTCTTAATCAACTTCCCCCTATATAACACAAACGGTCGCTGGTTCGACTCCCACGAAAGGTCGTTGTTATAGCGACTTAATTAACTCTGTGTTTATCATTTATGCCTTAATTAAATAGGTCTTGACACAGACAGTCGTAGGTGCGTCTTCGACATAAGCTAGAGTGTTCCAACACCACCGTTGTTTGTGGGTTAGAGTGCGTGAATTAAAGGGATTGACAATCGATTTTTGAGGAACTtgttttttatggcgcaacggaaagctcaccctcggtagtgtttacatctgcagCGGTTACTTGCTAAAGTGCGTGGATActtagtaagcagaattttttcgatctgagcagcctctaaaaaaggTAACAATCtttcctccagcaacgctgagaaggcAGAGCGATGTCGATAGCCCGCCTCGCGAACTATGAAGGCCGTCCATTGTTCTGAGTTCACAGGAGTAACTATGGATAAGCACTTATATTTTGACGTTTTCAACCACTTTCGAAAATAAAAAGCGGATGCAGTAAGCCCGCgttgttgtacagacatttctttTATTTGTACCGAGTTTTTACCCAAGTATACGCATTCGTCAGTCCTTCTTATGGTAATAGACGAGCCAAGTCAACTCACCGAAAATcgaaggcgaaggcagcgccacttttctgttCACTGCAAGCGAAGGCCTATCTGCACAATGCAAGTCAGGGAAAAACTTATAATATTGAAATGTATACTTAATTTCAATACTAATACAAACACAAGTAGCCGAGTACACTATATTAAACGGTCACGGGGTGGAACTgttatgcagcttcatgtttttgccgcGTGGGTCGCCAAAGGTCATTTTTTCGCATCATTAAGTGATGaattaaaaaattaccgacgattacgttacttcctaatgcgaaatttgagcgcagcaaataagctgtttcaccttttcgatagattgaggcacagaaatcgagcaacacatgtatgcgctatcacagaattttttttttatttttcacacgtattcctttaacaaagactccactaacagttcttgacagtcatgaaggaagctttgtggtcggagaaatagactgatatatgttcgacttggtacaccaatgcttgattctcaaagacgagatctatacaagtgcctcgcgaggttgtcacagccgtgggacgcgttaggagcgagaggaacgggatgttctcccgcataagtgttaggaaattgctgtttgtctttatgtcaacattaaagtccccactactaacatcggtgtggatcgatggacggttaatgcgagttgcaggaagtgcacgacgtctttcgtgagtgcggtagcggactcacgaaagcggtatcagtcggtcgctgctagcgctggggggatgaaaggggggcggagctggttacgaggccgacgataacgccgacgacgacgcgaaacccaggaacggacgccaaagagccatttgtgtagccagccctcctccacagtctctcctcctcccttccatcatcctccctcgcccggagagccgacagcgcgcatgcgcggcggcggagcagattcgtcggcgagctggttacgaggccgacgacaacgccgacgacgacgccgacgacgacgcgaaacccaggaacggacgccaaagagccatttgtgtagccagccctcctccacagtctctcctcctcccttccatcatcctccctcacccggagagccgacagcgcgcatgcgcggcggcggagcagcagattcgtcggcgagctggttacgaggccgacgacaacgccgacgacgacgacaacgacgacgacgacgcgaaacccaggaacggacgccaaagagctgcgctctaaaatataaATCCATGTTTAATGAGAAAAAGACCGCTCGTTTTAGCCACTACGATAGAGAATCATTCCATCAGCGGGGTTATGTCGATTCATATTctgagcggttgtctgtccctttaactgtacgttaattaattaactttgccttttttgcataatgagcgGCATcgtagccagctgtggaagaagacgacgacgagcacGAGAGGAGCGGCACGAACACGTGGCTGCGCAAGGCGAGCTCACGAGACTTTCTGCACCGCCCGCCGCGTTTTCCACACCACCGGGGTTGTGATGGAGCCACATACGGCTTTCGCCTTAAAGGAAGAACGACAAGAGCTCGCGCGCTGGCACGCGAGGCACACGTGCCATGCGAGAATCTTGCTCGCGCATTCGAACACGCAGCTGATCGTAGCGGTCGCACCTTGCAGCGTCGCCGAAAGGAACGCCATCGGCCTAAACCCAGTCGTAGGCATGGGAATTCACCCTCTCCTCCAAGGAAGCGTATCCACCTTCTCGGAAGAGTCGCCGTCCCACAAGACGTGTTCCTCGATGGCAGTCGTCGCAGGTCCAGTGGGGCCCAACGATGACTCGTCGTACGCGTTCAGCAACTTGGACATCGAGGACGTCCTCCCAGACAATCAAAACCTTGTGCTCAATCCTTGGAACAAGGCCGATGAACGCACTTGCGGCAGCCTCACAGGACATCCCAGGAGGCTTTTCCCGAGGGCTGAGTGGGACCCGCTCGTTGAGATGGGCCTCAAGGACACCGTGCCTCAGTGCAACACCAAGCAAGCACCATGCACTGTGCGAGGAGCCCAGCACCAGACGGTGGTAGCATCGAAGGGCACCGGACGCCGCCTAATGCACAGGTAAAGATCAATGCTGTGTTTTCTGTATCATATCGCAGGACCGCTGCAAACAACCTTCGTGGATAGACCAATTTCATTTTAGTTCTATGCAATGGATACAATCTCACGTACGAGTttgtcacgcaaaaaaaaaaacaagcagcgtttcaattcttttttctttttaccgcgTGCTAAGACTAAATAATAAACACGATGCAGCGGGATCTAATCCCTGCCACGGCAGCAGCATTTGGATggcgacgaaatgcgaaaacacccctgaaCTTAAacttaggtgcacgtaaaagcaccccaggtggttcaaatatttccggagtcctccagtatgGCGTACCCCAAAATCAGATCCCTGTGTTGGCTcctgaaaccccataattaatttttttaacaacGAATAGCCGTAGCTATGGCAATACCATTGTTCTTGCATTGTTTGTTCTTGCATGAATCAATAGCCGTAGCTATGGCAATACCATTGTTCTTGCATTGTTTGTTCTTGCATGATTGTTATAATTCACTTttgttgcaatagcaattatacggacactccaagcgtatttctgccgtcgtcgtcaccgggatgttccatataaagtccaagggccataacatcgtcgccgaacgccgtatgctgcatgtgggAGTTAAGGCGTAGTGgatgaaagcgatctgcgatgagtagaGACTCTGTAGAGTTCGCCGGGGGCTCATAACTCCGTGGGAGCTGAGTCCTGGCcgtttagtttgcgttgaagcgagaagcagcaggaattccaattcgctcgctgctgcagtcGCTATTCCTAgagccagcgttctgacagcgagtgtcggcgctcatcgagtgagatgtacgTGCTGCCTATACTGGGcgcttgacaccatgcttgctaatttagttagtacatggatgtttacgagtttatacggccgataaagctaccaTCCCTAATTCCTGTAGCTGACTATGAATTTGCTATtccaatcggtgcttcgccttcaaggcaaaactgcgactttttatagCAGTACGCTGATTATACGCACATTTACTATTTTTAGAGGAAAGAAATGCATCAGCAAACGCACACATTGTACACTGCAGTCCGTATTCCAACATAGCGCAATGTGTAAATGCCGACATGACAGTTAAGCGAATTCCTTATATGCCACTTTAAATTAGACTATCGCATGATTGCCCAACCCATTGATGTGCGGTTATTCAGCTTCTGCAACTCTGCGTTCATCGTTATCAC includes the following:
- the LOC135914932 gene encoding uncharacterized protein, whose protein sequence is MEPHTAFALKEERQELARWHARHTCHARILLAHSNTQLIVAVAPCSVAERNAIGLNPVVGMGIHPLLQGSVSTFSEESPSHKTCSSMAVVAGPVGPNDDSSYAFSNLDIEDVLPDNQNLVLNPWNKADERTCGSLTGHPRRLFPRAEWDPLVEMGLKDTVPQCNTKQAPCTVRGAQHQTVVASKGTGRRLMHSSDQPSTSGVEAAASMIRQVDECDAVASPENNLDVLGCRLRIHPPDRLPCASTMLTSIKAESNSGTDGVATPSSCLWRLHARFTPARVAGSSALFARNGAQWRQDASVISCSVELAAAGSVAAPCPGRCVTTGPGSEAALPSAHLWLSKLRS